DNA from Kitasatospora acidiphila:
CACCGGGACGCTCAAGGCCTGCGCCAAGGAGGGCGCCCGGGGGATCGCCGTGACCGTCGACGTGACCAAGCTCGGCGCGGTGCGCGAGGCGGTGCGCAGCGTCGAGCGGGACCTCGGGCCGATCGACCTGCTGGTCAACAACGCCGGTCAGGTGGACCGGACCGAGGTGCCGATCTGGGAGGTCGACGCGGGGCAGTGGTGGCAGGTGATCGAGGTCAACCTGCGGGGGCCGTTCAATCTGCTGCGCAGCGTGCTGCCCGGCATGGTGGCCCGCCGCCGCGGCCGGGTCATCAACCTCAACTCCGGCTTCGCGGTGCGGCCCGACGGCCACTACACCGCCTACGCCACCTCCAAGGGGGCGCTGCTCCAACTCTCCGACAACATCGCCGACTCGCTGGCCGCCCACCACGTGGTGGTGCTGGACGTCAGCCCCGGGGCGGTGGCCACCGACATGACGGCCGGCATGCCGATGTTCAAGGACAGGACGGAGTGGAACAGCATCCCCTACATGGTGGCGGTCGCCGTGGACGCCGCCCGTGGGCGCTTCGACGCGCTGCACGGGCGGTTCATCCACGCCGGTCGCGACGACCTGGAGCAGTTGGTGGCGCAGGCCGAGCGGATCCGCGCCCTGGACGCCCGCACGCTGCGGCTGCGTCCGTACGGCGACGACGATCCGCTGGCCTGATCCGCCGGCTCGGCCGAGCCGGCTCAGCCGGCGGCCGACTCCGCACCGAGGAAGACGTAGGCGGCCAGCGCGGGCCGGTCGCTGCGGTTGTGCCAGGCGTGCCGGGTGCCGCGCTGCACCACGCAGCTGCCGGCCGTCAGCTTGGTCTCGGTGCCGTCCTCCAGCTCCAGGCACAGCTCGCCCTGGAGCACCACCATCAGATCGACGGTGTCGGTGGCGTGCCGTCCGGCCTCGTCGGGGGTGATCGCGGCCAGCATGCCCGGGAAGGTCTGCTCGACCTCGGCGAACAGCTCCGCCGGATCGCCCTCCGGGGCCGCCGCGGCGCCGTCCGGCGGCCAGTTGACCACCACGAAGCGGAAGGCGCCCGGCTCGGCCGGGAAGTACGGCTCGAAGCTCGCGGCCTCGGAGCCGGTGCCGACGGCGGGCGTGCCGTCGGCACCCCACACCCGGAAGAACTCATAGCCGGGCATCGCCCTCAGGACGACCGGGTCGACCGGCCCCTGCGCGTCCACCACCGACGAGCCGTCGGCGCGACGGCCGGCGACGAACCGCTGTATCTCCATGGTTCTTCCTCCTGAGGATGGGTCGGTCAGTCAGCCTGAGTGGTGCAGTCGGGCCGGCAGCAGGGCCGCGACGGCGGCGACGGCCAGCAGCAGGGCGACCGCCGAGACCAGCATGGACAGGTGCATGCCGGCGATGAAGCCCGAGCCGCTGGCGGCCAGGGCGCCGAACACCGCGACCCCGATCGCACCGCCGATCTGCCGGGCGGAGTTGAGGATGCCCGAGGCCAGGCCGGCCCGCTCGTGCTCCACCGACTCCAGCATCGCGGTGGTCAGCGGCGGCACCGCCAGCCCACCGCCGATGCCCAGCGGCACCAGCAGCACCAGCACCAGGGCGATCGCGGTGTGCCGGCCGACCACCAGCAGCGCCAGCAGGCCGGCGGCCTGGATCAGCACCCCGATGATCAGCGGCAACCGCGGCCCGAACCGGTTGGTCAGCCGCCCGGCGGTCACATTGACCACGGTGGTGAAGGCGGTCATCGGCACGAACATCAGACCGGCGCTCAACGGCGAGGCCCCGCGCAGCTGTTGGAAGTACAGCGTGAGCACGAAGACGAAGCCGTAGTAGCTGAAGTTCAGCGCGAAACCGGTGCAGGTGCAGAGCGCCACCGCACGGTGGCGGAACAGGCTGAGCGGCACCGCCGGGCGCTCCTGGCGGCTCTCGATCACCACGAACGACACCGCGCAGACCACGAACACCAGCAGCGCGAGCAGCGTGCCGGTCGCGGTCCAGCCGTGGGCGCCGCCGTTGATCACCGCGAAGACCAGCCCGGCCAGCGCCGCCACGGCGGTGAACTGGCCGCCGAGGTCGAGCGAGGCGGTGCCGGGGCGCGACTTGGGCGCCTTGACCAGTCCGGCCAGCGCCGCGATCCCGACCGGCAGGTTGATGAAGAAGATCCACCGCCAACCCAGCCCGTCGGTGAGCGCGCCGCCGACCACCGGTCCGGCGGCCACCGCGACACCACCACCGGCGGTCCAGAGCGCGATGCCGCGGGCCCGGCCCGCCGGGTCGCCGTAGGCCTGCCGGACCAGCGAGAGCGAGGCCGGCAGCATCACGGCCGCCGCCGCGCCCTGCACCGCCCGGGCGGCGATCAGGGTGCCCAGGTTCGGTGCGAAGCCGCAGATCGCGGACATGACGGTGAACATGGCCAGACCCCAGCCGAACGCCTTGGAGGCGCCGATCCGGTCGGCCACCGACCCGGCCGAGAGCAGCAGGGCCGCGAAGACCAGGGTGTAGGCGTCCACCACCCACTGCAGTCCGGAGACCTGATTGCCCCACTGCCGCCCGATGGCCGGCAGCGCCACGTTGACCACCGTGGTGTCGAGCGTGGTGATGAAGAACCCCAGACAGGCGACCGCGACCACCAGCGGGCCGGTGGCGCCGGCCTGGGTGGCGGCGGGGGACGCTCCCGCCTGGGTGTCCTGTTGGGTTCCTGGTTGTGTGGTCCGGTCCATGATGCCCCTTCAGCGGCCGGGGCCGCTGCTCGCGGTGGTTCGTCGGTGCTCCGCGCTAGCCCTGTGGCCGCGCGGCGGTCATGGGCGCGAAGGCCTCCAGGGCCTTCGTGACCCGGGTGCGGGCGGCCTCGGGCGTGATGTCCGGGCCGACGATCGCGGGATCGAAGTTGAAGTCGAGGAAGATCTCGGTGGCGCCCGCCTCCCAGCAGCGGTGGAGGTCCTCGACCACCTGCTCGAACGGGCCCCGGAACAGCTCGCGTTCGCCGTCCGGGCGCAGCGCCTGCTGGTCGGTGTCGAGGAACGTGGTGGCCCGCACCACCACCCGGAACGCCTCCGGGTCGCGGCCGGCCTTCTCGGCGGCGGCCCGCACACCGCGGGAGGCGGTGGCGATGTCGCTCAGGGTCACGAATCCGGGGCTGACCCAGCCCTGGGCCACCCGCCCGGCCCGGGCGAAGGCCTCCGGGGTGGAGCCGCCGAGCAGCAGCGGGAAGGTCTCCTGGTCCGGCCGCGGCCGCACCAGGGTGCGCGGA
Protein-coding regions in this window:
- a CDS encoding SDR family NAD(P)-dependent oxidoreductase, translating into MRSGTLEGQVALITGAGRGIGREIALGLAAEGMAVGLVGRTLETLTGTLKACAKEGARGIAVTVDVTKLGAVREAVRSVERDLGPIDLLVNNAGQVDRTEVPIWEVDAGQWWQVIEVNLRGPFNLLRSVLPGMVARRRGRVINLNSGFAVRPDGHYTAYATSKGALLQLSDNIADSLAAHHVVVLDVSPGAVATDMTAGMPMFKDRTEWNSIPYMVAVAVDAARGRFDALHGRFIHAGRDDLEQLVAQAERIRALDARTLRLRPYGDDDPLA
- a CDS encoding cupin domain-containing protein produces the protein MEIQRFVAGRRADGSSVVDAQGPVDPVVLRAMPGYEFFRVWGADGTPAVGTGSEAASFEPYFPAEPGAFRFVVVNWPPDGAAAAPEGDPAELFAEVEQTFPGMLAAITPDEAGRHATDTVDLMVVLQGELCLELEDGTETKLTAGSCVVQRGTRHAWHNRSDRPALAAYVFLGAESAAG
- a CDS encoding MFS transporter, which encodes MDRTTQPGTQQDTQAGASPAATQAGATGPLVVAVACLGFFITTLDTTVVNVALPAIGRQWGNQVSGLQWVVDAYTLVFAALLLSAGSVADRIGASKAFGWGLAMFTVMSAICGFAPNLGTLIAARAVQGAAAAVMLPASLSLVRQAYGDPAGRARGIALWTAGGGVAVAAGPVVGGALTDGLGWRWIFFINLPVGIAALAGLVKAPKSRPGTASLDLGGQFTAVAALAGLVFAVINGGAHGWTATGTLLALLVFVVCAVSFVVIESRQERPAVPLSLFRHRAVALCTCTGFALNFSYYGFVFVLTLYFQQLRGASPLSAGLMFVPMTAFTTVVNVTAGRLTNRFGPRLPLIIGVLIQAAGLLALLVVGRHTAIALVLVLLVPLGIGGGLAVPPLTTAMLESVEHERAGLASGILNSARQIGGAIGVAVFGALAASGSGFIAGMHLSMLVSAVALLLAVAAVAALLPARLHHSG